A genomic region of Runella rosea contains the following coding sequences:
- a CDS encoding 4Fe-4S binding protein yields the protein MKILSRFGLILFLAGFGLWLYSLTLNEFTLTPAIVQQSIKPEHQSTLGTRLQTMLNKTYSNGWAFSYAFDNELNGLNSEYKAAQQWDKVIYDEYSFAITKAAAKGPLKENPSLWFFLTFGLAILGALLYILPQLRLLPGIKNNQIFQQSSTARGALGWMVGTFLIGFYILLYYFPQYLVNWTLLVDPLSKALNGGEASRWFLYGFLYTICVMVMGIRMLIKYRHSSYQQVRTLSVMFFQTAVAFIIPEILVSLNKPYYDFKNIWPLDYDFFFDYNLNSLVQSGGLGIFMLVWGIILFLIGVPVMTYFFGKRWYCSWVCGCGGLAETLGDPYRQLSDKTLKSWKIERYIVHGVLVFAVLMTAMVLYTYFTGSSNVLFIDSYSVRSAYGFWIGGIFAGVVGTGFYPLMGNRVWCRFGCPLAAYLGLWQRKKSRFRITTNGGQCISCGNCSTYCEMGIDVRAYAQRGQDIVRSSCVGCGICSAVCPRGVLNLENASEGSRVMVAPEVMLGNDMKR from the coding sequence ATGAAAATTCTTTCTCGTTTTGGCTTGATCCTGTTTTTGGCAGGATTTGGATTGTGGCTTTATTCGCTGACTTTGAATGAGTTTACACTCACTCCAGCCATTGTGCAACAAAGCATCAAGCCCGAGCATCAGTCTACATTGGGTACACGCCTGCAAACCATGCTCAACAAAACCTACAGCAATGGGTGGGCATTTAGTTATGCATTTGATAATGAGCTGAATGGGCTCAATTCGGAGTACAAAGCCGCCCAACAGTGGGACAAGGTTATTTATGACGAATACAGTTTTGCCATCACCAAAGCTGCCGCCAAAGGACCGTTGAAAGAAAACCCTTCTCTGTGGTTTTTCTTAACTTTTGGCTTGGCTATTTTAGGGGCTTTACTTTACATACTGCCACAATTACGATTGCTTCCTGGTATCAAGAACAATCAAATCTTTCAACAATCATCTACTGCAAGAGGGGCGTTGGGGTGGATGGTAGGTACGTTTCTGATCGGGTTTTATATTTTACTTTACTATTTCCCCCAATATTTAGTCAATTGGACGCTGCTCGTCGATCCTCTGAGTAAAGCGCTCAACGGCGGCGAGGCAAGTCGGTGGTTTTTGTACGGATTTTTGTATACTATCTGCGTGATGGTGATGGGCATTCGGATGCTGATTAAATATCGCCACAGCAGCTACCAGCAAGTACGTACTCTATCGGTGATGTTTTTTCAGACGGCAGTGGCATTTATCATTCCAGAGATACTGGTGAGTTTGAATAAACCCTATTACGATTTCAAAAATATCTGGCCGCTCGATTACGACTTTTTCTTTGATTACAATCTCAACAGCTTGGTCCAGAGTGGTGGGTTAGGGATTTTTATGTTGGTTTGGGGCATCATCTTATTCTTGATAGGGGTACCCGTGATGACGTATTTCTTTGGGAAACGCTGGTATTGCTCGTGGGTATGTGGCTGCGGAGGCTTGGCCGAAACACTAGGTGACCCATATCGCCAACTTTCAGATAAAACATTGAAATCATGGAAAATTGAGCGCTATATAGTACATGGGGTGTTGGTATTTGCGGTGCTAATGACCGCGATGGTACTTTATACATATTTTACGGGCTCTTCTAATGTCCTATTTATTGACAGCTATAGCGTCCGGTCAGCCTATGGTTTTTGGATTGGAGGTATTTTTGCGGGCGTGGTCGGAACGGGTTTCTATCCGCTCATGGGCAACCGTGTTTGGTGCCGTTTTGGGTGTCCTTTAGCCGCTTACTTAGGCCTTTGGCAACGCAAAAAATCACGTTTCCGCATCACGACGAACGGTGGTCAATGCATTTCCTGCGGAAATTGTTCAACCTACTGCGAAATGGGCATTGATGTTCGTGCCTATGCGCAACGCGGACAGGATATTGTACGCTCTTCGTGCGTGGGTTGTGGTATTTGTTCGGCTGTATGCCCGCGCGGTGTACTCAATCTCGAAAATGCCTCTGAAGGCTCACGGGTGATGGTGGCACCTGAGGTAATGCTGGGCAATGATATGAAACGGTAG
- the atpC gene encoding ATP synthase F1 subunit epsilon — MNLEIITPDKKIFSGEVSAVTFPGTEGQFQVLNNHAALVSTLGQGAIVVEGAHKETFTVDGGVVEVLNNKVLVLAESIS; from the coding sequence ATGAATTTAGAAATCATCACTCCCGATAAAAAAATCTTCTCTGGCGAAGTCTCTGCGGTTACTTTTCCGGGTACAGAAGGACAGTTTCAGGTGTTAAATAACCACGCTGCCCTTGTAAGTACCCTCGGACAAGGCGCTATCGTAGTAGAAGGAGCGCACAAGGAAACCTTCACGGTAGATGGCGGCGTAGTTGAAGTACTGAATAACAAAGTTCTGGTACTAGCCGAATCCATTTCATAA
- the atpD gene encoding F0F1 ATP synthase subunit beta has protein sequence MANTTNIGKVTQVIGPVVDVSFEGEGKRLPSILDALELTKPNGQKVILECQQHLGEDRVRTIAMEGTEGIQRGMDVFDLGSPITMPIGEDIKGRLFNVVGDAIDGMKQVSKENGLSIHRSAPKFEDLATATEVLFTGIKVIDLLAPYVKGGKIGLFGGAGVGKTVLIQELINNIAKAYAGLSVFAGVGERTREGNDLMREMIEAGIIKYGDAFKHSMEEGGWDLSKVDYEELKKSQATFVFGQMNEPPGARARVALSGLTIAEYFRDGDGTGQGRDILFFIDNIFRFTQAGSEVSALLGRMPSAVGYQPTLATEMGAMQERITSTKRGSITSVQAVYVPADDLTDPAPATTFAHLDATTVLSRKIAELGIYPAVDPLDSSSRILSAENLGDAHYNCAQRVKQILQRYKELQDIIAILGMEELSEEDKLTVNRARRVQRFLSQPFFVAEAFTGLKGVLVDINDTIKGFNQIMDGEFDHLPESAFNLVGTIEDAIEKGERLLKEAAGR, from the coding sequence ATGGCAAACACAACAAACATAGGCAAAGTAACGCAGGTGATTGGCCCAGTTGTGGACGTGAGTTTTGAGGGGGAAGGCAAGCGCCTACCATCTATCCTTGATGCTTTGGAACTAACCAAACCCAACGGACAGAAGGTAATTCTGGAATGTCAGCAACACCTCGGCGAAGACCGCGTACGCACCATCGCAATGGAGGGTACCGAAGGGATTCAACGCGGGATGGACGTATTTGACTTGGGAAGCCCCATCACAATGCCCATCGGTGAAGACATCAAAGGGCGTCTGTTCAACGTAGTGGGAGATGCTATCGACGGAATGAAGCAGGTAAGCAAAGAAAATGGCTTGTCTATTCACCGTTCAGCTCCTAAGTTTGAAGATTTGGCTACCGCTACCGAAGTTCTCTTCACAGGTATCAAAGTGATTGACCTTTTGGCTCCTTACGTAAAAGGAGGTAAAATCGGTTTGTTTGGTGGTGCTGGGGTAGGTAAGACCGTATTGATCCAAGAGCTGATTAACAACATCGCCAAAGCGTATGCTGGTCTTTCGGTGTTTGCTGGAGTAGGTGAGCGCACTCGTGAAGGAAACGACTTGATGCGTGAGATGATTGAAGCGGGTATCATCAAATACGGTGACGCGTTCAAACACAGCATGGAAGAAGGCGGTTGGGACTTATCGAAAGTAGATTACGAAGAATTGAAAAAATCACAGGCTACGTTCGTGTTCGGTCAAATGAACGAACCTCCAGGAGCGCGTGCTCGTGTAGCCTTGTCAGGTTTGACGATTGCTGAGTATTTCCGCGACGGAGACGGTACTGGCCAAGGTCGTGATATCCTTTTCTTTATTGATAACATTTTCCGTTTTACGCAGGCAGGTTCTGAGGTATCAGCCCTTTTGGGTCGTATGCCATCGGCCGTAGGTTATCAGCCTACACTCGCCACCGAAATGGGTGCGATGCAAGAGCGTATTACTTCTACCAAGCGTGGTTCAATCACTTCAGTACAGGCCGTTTACGTACCTGCTGATGACTTGACTGACCCTGCTCCTGCTACGACATTTGCTCACTTGGACGCTACGACGGTATTGAGTCGTAAAATTGCCGAGTTGGGTATCTATCCTGCGGTGGATCCACTCGATTCTTCAAGCCGTATTTTGAGCGCCGAAAACCTAGGTGATGCGCATTATAACTGTGCTCAGCGTGTAAAACAAATCCTCCAACGCTACAAAGAATTGCAGGATATCATCGCGATTTTGGGAATGGAAGAATTGTCAGAAGAAGATAAGCTGACGGTAAACCGCGCTCGTCGTGTACAGCGTTTCTTATCACAGCCGTTCTTCGTAGCGGAAGCGTTTACGGGTTTGAAAGGAGTTTTGGTTGACATCAACGATACCATCAAAGGCTTTAATCAAATCATGGACGGTGAGTTTGACCACTTGCCCGAATCAGCGTTCAACCTTGTTGGAACCATCGAAGATGCCATCGAAAAAGGAGAGCGTCTGTTGAAAGAAGCGGCGGGTAGATAA
- a CDS encoding endonuclease/exonuclease/phosphatase family protein — protein MKLALQSVGIFLIIITFLPLVRSDYWTFRIFEFPRAQKLVVTLLLLLVYPFVSFLDSLSDWLLMTVLGGVLLHLVWQVYPFTPLAKKQLLKTRITNPDRAISVMMWNVYQYNRSFQPFLKLFAQVDADIVLLSETDQWWQQKLILLEKDYPYRVHVPLENTYGMLLYSKLPLLEEQVKYLVEDGVPSIHTDVQLRSGEKIRLFCIHPTPPVPQENPRSTERDKELLLIADQARSSQIPVLVCGDLNDVAWSYTTALFQKMSGLLDPRRGRGFFNTFHAKIPFLRFPLDHVFCSTEFTLIKMSRLKNSGSDHFPMYIKLQYTPRAAEIHEAPQPTAEEVETAQEKINKETREEGPGTE, from the coding sequence TTGAAACTCGCACTCCAGTCAGTAGGTATCTTTCTTATCATTATCACCTTCTTACCTTTAGTACGAAGTGACTACTGGACGTTTCGGATATTTGAGTTTCCGAGGGCTCAAAAACTGGTCGTTACACTACTCCTGCTACTTGTTTACCCTTTTGTCTCTTTTCTTGATTCTCTGTCTGATTGGCTCTTGATGACTGTACTGGGCGGAGTTTTGCTGCATTTGGTGTGGCAGGTTTATCCTTTTACGCCTTTGGCAAAGAAGCAATTACTCAAAACCCGAATTACCAATCCCGACCGAGCCATCAGTGTTATGATGTGGAACGTTTACCAGTATAACCGTTCATTTCAGCCTTTTCTGAAATTGTTTGCTCAGGTAGATGCCGATATTGTGCTGCTTTCCGAAACCGACCAATGGTGGCAACAAAAACTAATTCTCCTTGAAAAAGATTACCCGTATCGGGTGCATGTTCCGCTTGAAAACACCTACGGTATGCTGCTGTATTCCAAGTTACCTCTTTTGGAGGAACAGGTAAAATATTTGGTAGAAGACGGTGTCCCGTCCATTCATACGGACGTGCAATTGCGCTCGGGCGAAAAAATCCGTCTGTTTTGTATTCATCCCACCCCTCCAGTGCCGCAAGAAAACCCCCGTTCTACTGAGCGCGACAAAGAATTGCTGTTGATTGCCGACCAAGCCCGCAGCAGTCAAATACCGGTGCTTGTCTGCGGCGACCTTAATGATGTGGCCTGGAGTTATACAACGGCATTATTCCAGAAAATGAGCGGGTTGCTGGATCCCCGCCGTGGCCGGGGTTTCTTCAATACCTTTCACGCCAAAATCCCCTTTTTGCGATTTCCCCTTGACCATGTATTTTGCTCCACGGAATTTACGCTCATCAAAATGTCACGCCTCAAAAACAGCGGATCGGATCATTTTCCCATGTATATAAAATTGCAGTATACACCCCGCGCTGCCGAGATTCATGAAGCGCCCCAACCCACCGCCGAAGAAGTTGAAACCGCACAGGAAAAAATAAACAAAGAAACTCGGGAAGAGGGCCCTGGTACTGAGTAG
- a CDS encoding sensor histidine kinase: MKLPAIDIYSQKNLYQIFIGINLALIGIASIIYTYNIVENVDAREKRQLTLYAQLIEYSANHSTTEDYTFLFEVVKDNIFQSRIPTILVGDDNLPIDGTNLDLPAHDPSEKQKLLIEAFEEMKDEHPPIEVDVAGTKQYIYFSDSSLLVQMRYYPYVQLLSLLVLGFLAYLVFSASRAAEQNRVWVGLAKETAHQLGTPIASLMGWVEFFRTDPERYPDEYTGEIEKDVKRLEMITTRFSSIGSTPAMKHENVSEVVSSFLDYLKRRISTKVKVTFVNDLPEERQMNINRNLFEWVIENICKNAVDAMTGVGALKVRIFVLNKQEIAIDISDTGKGISRGNWQKVFKPGISTKKRGWGLGLTLAKRIIEEYHGGKLFVKNSEVGKGTTFRIVLKQ; encoded by the coding sequence ATGAAGCTACCGGCAATCGACATTTACAGTCAAAAGAATCTTTATCAAATTTTTATCGGAATCAATCTGGCTTTGATTGGCATCGCTTCTATTATCTATACCTACAATATTGTTGAAAACGTAGATGCCCGCGAAAAAAGACAGTTGACACTATACGCCCAATTGATTGAGTACTCGGCCAATCATTCTACAACAGAAGATTATACTTTCTTATTTGAAGTAGTAAAAGACAATATTTTTCAAAGCCGAATACCCACTATTTTGGTGGGAGATGACAATTTACCCATCGACGGCACTAATTTAGATTTACCAGCGCACGACCCTTCGGAAAAGCAAAAGTTACTCATTGAAGCCTTCGAAGAAATGAAAGATGAACATCCTCCGATTGAAGTGGATGTAGCTGGTACCAAGCAGTATATATACTTCAGTGATTCTTCGTTACTGGTACAAATGAGGTACTATCCTTATGTTCAGTTATTAAGTTTACTGGTCTTGGGTTTTTTGGCGTATTTGGTTTTCAGTGCTTCGCGTGCTGCGGAACAAAATCGAGTATGGGTAGGACTGGCAAAAGAAACGGCACACCAACTAGGAACCCCTATTGCATCTTTGATGGGATGGGTGGAGTTTTTTAGAACGGATCCGGAGCGTTATCCCGATGAATATACGGGAGAGATTGAGAAAGACGTAAAGCGCTTGGAAATGATCACCACACGTTTTTCAAGCATCGGTTCAACGCCCGCCATGAAACACGAAAATGTATCAGAGGTAGTTTCCTCCTTCTTAGATTATCTCAAACGACGAATTTCAACCAAAGTGAAGGTAACGTTTGTGAATGACCTGCCCGAAGAGCGTCAAATGAACATCAACCGGAACCTGTTTGAATGGGTGATTGAAAATATCTGTAAAAACGCCGTCGATGCTATGACGGGCGTAGGAGCGCTTAAAGTCAGAATTTTTGTGTTGAATAAACAAGAAATAGCGATTGATATCAGCGATACTGGGAAAGGGATTTCCCGTGGAAACTGGCAAAAAGTATTCAAACCTGGCATCAGCACCAAAAAACGCGGTTGGGGCTTGGGCTTGACGCTGGCCAAGCGGATTATTGAAGAATATCACGGAGGAAAATTGTTTGTCAAAAATTCGGAAGTAGGCAAAGGAACGACCTTCAGAATTGTTCTGAAACAATAG
- the hemA gene encoding glutamyl-tRNA reductase produces MESLQFRSIGISYKTAPLEIREQIALNEDEAKALMLKVQEFFGGSDILVVSTCNRTEIYYNAPQDFNVAIAKLLLIEKGLINTEAYLPYFTFYASQDAAARHLFEVATGLHSQVVGDMQIPNQVKHAYQWSVDLGMAGPFLHRLLHTIFFANKRVAQETSFRDGAASTSYVAVELIEHVTTLKENPSILVVGVGEIGTDVCRNLKEKKYTNIKVINRTRAKAEQLALELGFEVGDFENVEEEIRKADVVISSIQRDEPFITKELLRKQSLYSFKYLIDLSVPRSVAMDAEQVPGVIVYNIDNIQQRANEALSRRLASIPQVESIITQALDEFGDWSKEMVVSPTIQKLKNALEQIRQEELARYMKSMNEDEAAKVDKITSSMMQKILKLPVLQLKAACKRGEAETLIDVLNDLFNLEQQPERK; encoded by the coding sequence ATGGAATCATTACAGTTTAGAAGTATAGGCATTTCGTACAAAACCGCTCCCCTCGAAATCCGGGAGCAAATTGCATTAAACGAAGACGAAGCGAAAGCTTTGATGTTGAAAGTGCAGGAATTTTTTGGTGGTTCTGACATCTTGGTGGTTTCAACCTGTAACCGCACGGAAATCTATTACAACGCTCCTCAGGATTTCAACGTAGCCATTGCCAAGTTACTTCTGATTGAAAAAGGCTTAATCAATACCGAAGCCTATCTTCCCTATTTCACTTTTTACGCTTCTCAAGATGCCGCAGCACGTCATTTATTTGAAGTAGCTACTGGCTTGCACTCGCAGGTAGTGGGTGACATGCAGATTCCCAATCAAGTCAAACACGCCTATCAGTGGTCAGTTGATTTGGGCATGGCGGGACCGTTTTTGCACCGATTATTGCACACCATCTTCTTCGCCAACAAGCGCGTTGCGCAAGAAACGTCTTTCCGCGATGGTGCTGCTTCGACTTCTTATGTTGCGGTAGAATTGATTGAACACGTTACTACTTTAAAAGAAAACCCTTCAATTTTGGTAGTAGGTGTAGGTGAAATTGGAACGGATGTGTGCCGCAATTTGAAAGAAAAGAAATATACCAATATAAAAGTTATCAACCGTACCCGCGCCAAAGCGGAACAACTCGCCCTCGAACTCGGATTTGAAGTAGGAGATTTTGAAAATGTAGAAGAAGAAATCCGTAAAGCAGACGTGGTCATCTCTTCGATTCAGCGCGACGAACCCTTTATTACCAAAGAACTTCTCCGTAAACAATCCCTCTACTCATTCAAATACCTGATTGACTTATCGGTACCGCGCAGCGTAGCGATGGATGCCGAACAGGTTCCTGGGGTGATTGTATACAACATTGATAATATTCAGCAACGTGCCAACGAAGCACTCAGCCGCCGTTTGGCTTCTATCCCACAGGTCGAGTCCATCATTACGCAAGCCTTGGATGAGTTTGGAGATTGGTCGAAAGAAATGGTTGTTTCTCCAACAATCCAAAAGCTAAAAAATGCGTTGGAGCAAATTCGTCAGGAAGAATTGGCTCGGTATATGAAGTCCATGAACGAAGATGAAGCCGCAAAAGTGGATAAAATCACGTCGAGCATGATGCAAAAAATCCTCAAGCTGCCGGTTCTTCAGCTCAAAGCTGCCTGTAAGCGCGGAGAAGCCGAAACGCTAATCGACGTGCTCAATGATTTGTTTAATCTGGAACAACAGCCAGAACGCAAATAA
- a CDS encoding DmpA family aminopeptidase — MSRHCVLLIGLVVGIHHVTFAQNKRLRELGVKIGILPTGKLNAITDVMGVKVGQTTLNAGDSIRTGATVILPHDGNVFQQKIPAAIELGNGFGKLAGYSQVAELGNIETPIVLTNTLNVSTAAAALVDWTLTQKGNENVRSVNPIVGETNDSYLNDIRGRHVKQSDVIKALQTASSGSVEEGAVGAGTGTVCFGWKGGIGTSSRKLPAVLGGYTVGVLVQTNFGGVLEVAGAPVGVELGKYSFKETLDKSGDGSCMIVVATDAPLDARNLKRLAKRALIGLGKTGGIMANGSGDYVIAFSTAYTIPHDSKSKFEEQKLLRNDDTSPLFLAVIEATEEAILNSLLMAKTTKGHQEHTVEALPVQKVVEIMKKYGKVK, encoded by the coding sequence ATGAGCCGTCATTGTGTACTATTGATAGGATTGGTCGTTGGAATCCACCATGTTACTTTTGCCCAAAACAAACGCCTGCGTGAGCTTGGGGTAAAAATAGGAATACTGCCAACGGGTAAACTAAATGCCATTACGGATGTGATGGGGGTGAAAGTTGGCCAAACTACACTGAATGCGGGAGATAGTATACGTACGGGAGCAACGGTTATTTTACCACACGATGGTAATGTTTTCCAACAAAAAATCCCCGCTGCCATTGAATTAGGAAACGGATTCGGAAAACTCGCTGGCTATAGCCAAGTAGCTGAATTGGGTAACATTGAAACTCCCATCGTCTTGACCAACACCTTAAACGTTTCGACGGCCGCCGCCGCGCTGGTCGATTGGACATTAACCCAAAAAGGGAACGAAAATGTGCGTTCGGTCAATCCGATTGTGGGAGAAACTAACGACAGTTATTTAAATGATATTAGAGGCCGACACGTAAAACAGTCGGATGTGATAAAGGCTTTGCAAACGGCGTCCTCGGGCAGCGTGGAAGAAGGCGCCGTAGGGGCGGGCACGGGCACCGTGTGTTTTGGATGGAAAGGCGGCATCGGTACTTCTTCCCGAAAACTGCCAGCAGTGTTGGGCGGATACACGGTAGGCGTGTTGGTTCAGACTAATTTTGGCGGGGTATTAGAAGTGGCTGGCGCACCAGTAGGTGTAGAACTTGGTAAGTACTCTTTCAAAGAAACCCTTGATAAATCTGGCGATGGCTCTTGCATGATTGTGGTAGCCACCGATGCGCCTTTGGACGCCCGAAATCTGAAACGTTTGGCAAAACGAGCCTTAATTGGGTTGGGTAAAACGGGCGGCATTATGGCCAACGGAAGCGGTGATTATGTCATTGCCTTTTCGACGGCTTACACCATTCCGCATGATTCCAAGTCAAAATTTGAAGAGCAGAAATTACTTCGCAATGACGATACGTCGCCTTTATTTTTGGCTGTGATTGAAGCAACGGAAGAAGCCATTCTTAATTCATTATTGATGGCAAAAACGACAAAAGGCCACCAAGAACATACCGTAGAGGCCCTTCCTGTGCAGAAAGTGGTAGAAATTATGAAAAAGTACGGAAAGGTAAAATAA
- a CDS encoding plastocyanin/azurin family copper-binding protein codes for MKKIVLYSFILSFASVLVGQAQNRPMTEEDYYRIVTLPIPENVQLEVGGLSVLPDGRLAASTRRGEVWMINNPYLKGSGQPTYKRFAHGLHEPLGLLYRPDGSFLLSQRGEITHLVDSDGDGVADVYESFYKWPLSGNYHEYSYGPVLAPNGDLLVTLNLDWIGHGASLAKWRGWLLKFDDKANMKPIATGLRSPAGYIALQNGDMFYTENQGDWVGSGRMTHLETGDFAGNPEGLVWSQDPESPVKLTMKDIPDTGEPLYDVAKRVPGLKAPAVWFPHTLMGISTSDIKEDMTKGAFGPFEGQLFVGDQGHSKIMRVMLEKVKGRWQGICFPFREGFQSGILRMVWGLDGSMFVGQTSRGWSATGKDPFGIQRLVWTGQMPFEMKKVISKPDGFEVEFTLPVDKKTAQDPASYQFNSFTYKYHHNYGSPIINASERVIRHIAVSDNGLKARIVLDSLKLGYIHEIKAEGIRSAAGLPLLHNVGYYTLNEIAEGEKIPASQWTVSVSKPADNSMTAHSGHTMPAATSAVPKGPSTAKRNVEQPADWTNGPDQVITLGTVPGLKFDITQVQVKAGSRIKWVFNNNDDMLHNCVIVKPGTANPIGEAAIKLGLKGSDLQYVPKSANVLFHTNILQPETSEAIYFTAPNEPGDYTFLCTFPGHHTLMQGKLKVTK; via the coding sequence ATGAAAAAAATCGTTTTATATTCATTCATTCTGTCGTTTGCTTCGGTACTCGTGGGTCAGGCGCAAAACCGTCCCATGACGGAAGAAGATTATTATCGAATTGTCACGCTTCCCATTCCCGAAAACGTCCAATTGGAAGTTGGAGGATTGTCAGTATTGCCCGATGGGCGCTTGGCTGCCTCTACCCGTCGCGGAGAAGTCTGGATGATTAACAATCCATACCTTAAAGGGTCTGGACAACCTACTTACAAGCGTTTTGCGCACGGTTTACACGAGCCATTGGGCCTCCTGTACCGTCCAGATGGTTCCTTTTTGCTTTCGCAGCGGGGAGAAATTACGCATTTGGTGGATTCAGATGGAGACGGGGTTGCCGATGTCTATGAGTCATTTTACAAATGGCCGTTGTCGGGCAATTACCACGAATATTCGTATGGTCCAGTATTGGCCCCCAACGGTGATTTGCTGGTTACGCTCAATTTGGACTGGATTGGGCACGGAGCGAGTTTGGCAAAATGGCGCGGCTGGTTGTTGAAATTTGACGACAAAGCCAACATGAAACCCATTGCTACAGGCTTACGCTCGCCAGCGGGCTACATTGCTCTGCAAAATGGCGATATGTTTTATACCGAAAACCAAGGCGACTGGGTGGGGTCTGGCCGCATGACGCACTTAGAAACAGGAGATTTTGCGGGTAATCCCGAAGGACTTGTTTGGAGTCAGGACCCTGAATCACCCGTAAAATTGACCATGAAAGACATCCCTGACACAGGCGAGCCTTTATATGATGTTGCCAAACGGGTGCCTGGACTGAAAGCTCCTGCGGTTTGGTTTCCGCACACGCTGATGGGAATTTCAACGTCAGATATTAAAGAAGATATGACAAAAGGGGCCTTTGGGCCTTTTGAAGGGCAATTGTTTGTAGGAGACCAAGGCCACAGTAAAATCATGCGAGTAATGCTTGAGAAAGTAAAAGGCCGTTGGCAGGGGATCTGTTTTCCTTTTCGGGAAGGATTTCAGTCGGGGATTTTAAGGATGGTTTGGGGATTGGATGGTTCGATGTTTGTAGGGCAAACCAGCCGTGGTTGGTCGGCTACTGGCAAAGATCCGTTTGGTATCCAACGGTTGGTGTGGACTGGGCAAATGCCTTTTGAAATGAAAAAAGTTATCTCGAAGCCTGATGGTTTTGAAGTGGAATTTACGTTGCCGGTTGATAAAAAAACGGCGCAGGATCCAGCGTCGTACCAGTTCAATTCGTTTACCTACAAGTATCACCACAACTACGGAAGCCCCATCATCAATGCTTCTGAGCGCGTAATACGCCACATTGCTGTGTCGGACAATGGCCTGAAAGCCAGAATTGTGTTGGACAGCTTGAAACTAGGCTATATCCACGAAATCAAAGCCGAAGGAATTCGGTCGGCGGCGGGTTTGCCTTTGTTACATAACGTAGGTTACTATACACTGAATGAAATTGCGGAAGGTGAAAAAATTCCCGCGTCTCAATGGACGGTAAGTGTATCAAAGCCAGCCGATAATTCCATGACAGCCCACAGCGGGCATACCATGCCTGCCGCGACCAGCGCTGTGCCAAAAGGGCCAAGTACGGCAAAAAGAAACGTTGAACAACCCGCAGACTGGACAAATGGTCCTGATCAAGTAATAACCCTTGGTACAGTGCCTGGATTAAAGTTTGACATAACTCAGGTACAGGTAAAAGCGGGAAGCCGGATAAAATGGGTATTCAACAACAATGATGATATGCTTCACAATTGCGTCATTGTAAAACCTGGAACGGCTAATCCAATCGGCGAAGCCGCCATTAAGTTAGGTTTGAAAGGGTCTGATTTACAGTACGTTCCTAAGTCAGCAAACGTGTTGTTTCATACCAATATTTTGCAGCCCGAAACAAGTGAAGCCATTTATTTTACTGCTCCCAACGAACCTGGCGACTACACTTTTCTGTGTACGTTTCCTGGACACCATACCTTGATGCAAGGCAAGTTGAAAGTGACCAAATAA